Proteins from one Roseovarius nanhaiticus genomic window:
- a CDS encoding AtpZ/AtpI family protein, with protein MTDPDRRARLRDLEARIDALKAPREVKPHTDEHYSQAQHAWRMVIELVSGLLIGFGIGYGLDSLLGTLPIFLVIFTLLGLAAGIKVMIRSAQEIQSKQQADQAKTQMAETGQDERAKDGD; from the coding sequence GTGACTGACCCCGACCGTCGCGCCCGACTTCGCGATCTCGAGGCCCGGATCGACGCGCTCAAGGCGCCGAGAGAGGTCAAGCCGCACACGGATGAGCACTATTCGCAGGCACAACATGCCTGGCGGATGGTCATAGAACTCGTTTCCGGTCTCTTGATCGGTTTCGGCATCGGATATGGGCTGGACAGCCTGTTGGGCACGCTGCCCATCTTTCTGGTGATCTTTACGCTCTTGGGCCTCGCGGCCGGGATCAAGGTGATGATCCGCAGCGCGCAAGAGATCCAGAGCAAACAGCAGGCCGATCAGGCCAAGACACAAATGGCCGAGACAGGCCAAGACGAGAGGGCGAAAGATGGCGACTGA